The DNA region ACAGAAGTGGAGTCCAAGTTTGACTCTAGCTTAGTCATGTCAGGCGCAGAATATTCCTACACATTTGAAGAGGCAGGTACATTTGACTATTATTGCATAGTCCACCCATGGATGAAGGGTATAGTAGTCGTAGGTTAGCTTGCAAAAAACAATAATCCTAAACCAATTCCAAAAACAAATTCTAATAGATCACGCAAAAAAAGGCGCACCTGCCGAATCGTGTGCACTCCTTTTTGGCAAAGAAGAATCCAACATATCCACAGTAAGAGAGATTTTTCTAACAAAAAATACAGATAATTCGTCCATAAATTTCACCATATCAAATGAGGAACTGTTGCGCGGATATCAGGAGGCGGAAACAAAAGGACTAGATGTTATAGGAATCTTTCACTCACACCCGCACTCAGAAGCAAAACCATCCTCTACTGACAAAAAATTCATGATGCTAAACCCAGTCGTGTGGGTAATATTCTCAAACGCGCATAACCAGCTAAATGCGTTTGTGCTAGAATCGGAAATAAGTCAAGTTTTGATAAAAATTCAAGCATGAAAGACTAACTTTTTGTCAGATGTCTTTTTGATCACAGATACGTTTGGGTGGAGTATTTTGCCAATCACGTTAACTGAAGAGTACGGCTTGATCACAGAATCACTAAGTGGCGTGTTGCCATAGAAAAGACAAATTGCATTCCCCGGAGGCCAAAATGCCACATCAAACAAATCCACCACATCGTGGGCATTTTCTGGTCCAACAGAAAACGGTGCAGGATCCGTGTAGAGCTCTTTGCCCCAGACATTTGCCTTTATGGTAAGTGGGAGGCTTTTCAGAAATGCAGCTACAGTTTTGGGAGTCAAAGCATCATCTAATTCTAGTGTAATATTCTCAGAGTCTGGAATCCCAACTATTACCGTATGCTTCAATGACATCTTACCATCTTTGAATTAAATATCCCTTTTTTACATAAACAAAACATGATGGAAATACACGTCTACGACACATACGTAGAAGCAAAGGACGGCCACACCATGCACTTTGATGTCATAACATCGGAAAAAGATCATGGAAAGGCAATCCAATATGCAAAACAATGGCTCAAAACCATCGGTGAAGTCGAGGCCAAAGTGACAACAGAAGAATGTCAGTTTTGCCACTCACAGGGTGCGCCAAAGCCAGTAGAAGACGAAATCAAGGCGAAAGGATTCTTCATCCAAAAGATGGAAGGCTGTCCATAGCCCTTTTTTTAATTTTTAATTACATTTTAATTCCAAATTCAAGTCCCTATAACATGTCTAAAGAAGCAAAATATCACAAATTGACAGTTGAAGGCGACAGGAAAACACAGTGGATTTGTGGCTGCTTTGAGACGGTAGATAGTTTTTTTTGGTTCTGCCCTAAGCACAAAAACACTCTAAGCAAGGCAATCGAGGCTCAAATTGACGAGCTTGACATGACCGGAGTGGTAGAATGATTGACTTTTGTACTATCTTTTTTGCCGACAGTATCTTTAGTTATTCTTCTATTATTACAGGCAAGAAAGAAGAATTGTTACAACCAGTCTGGTATCAACTATGCTAGTCCATATCTTGCCAGAATCTCAAAGTTTTGCGCAAAGAAATCTATTTTTCAGGTATTATTGGAGATAAAAAACCACAAAAAAATCCGCTACTCACAGATATT from Nitrososphaerota archaeon includes:
- a CDS encoding M67 family metallopeptidase is translated as MQKTIILNQFQKQILIDHAKKGAPAESCALLFGKEESNISTVREIFLTKNTDNSSINFTISNEELLRGYQEAETKGLDVIGIFHSHPHSEAKPSSTDKKFMMLNPVVWVIFSNAHNQLNAFVLESEISQVLIKIQA
- a CDS encoding DUF2024 family protein; this encodes MEIHVYDTYVEAKDGHTMHFDVITSEKDHGKAIQYAKQWLKTIGEVEAKVTTEECQFCHSQGAPKPVEDEIKAKGFFIQKMEGCP